One window from the genome of Malus domestica chromosome 01, GDT2T_hap1 encodes:
- the LOC103432588 gene encoding serine/threonine protein phosphatase 2A 57 kDa regulatory subunit B' alpha isoform isoform X2: MLTKIIKRSHRKSPKPDSTDPEFDPESRLVILSPLMETLPLLLDAAVSDRPALLLKKLQLCSFYCDFSSSLKSAGEKELKRQTLMELVDFIHSGSLKLTGPMQEELIRMVSINIFRCLPPSSDVIEPDEEEPYQEPSWPHLQIVYELLLRYIASPETDAKVAKRYIDHIFVLRLMELFDSEDPREREYLKTLLHRIYGKFMVLRPFIRKAMNNVFYRFIFETQRHCGIGEFLEILGSIINGFALPMKEEHKLFLARALIPLHKPKSISAYHYQLAYCIIQFVDKDSKLAELVIKGLLKFWPVTNCQKEVLFLAELEDVLEATQAVEFQRCMLPLFGQIGRCLNSPHFQDCKGTIYRLLKDDGFESKAPFV, from the coding sequence atgctcaCCAAAATCATAAAACGCAGCCACCGCAAATCCCCAAAACCCGATTCCACCGATCCCGAGTTCGACCCCGAGTCACGACTCGTCATTCTCTCCCCTCTCATGGAAaccctccctctcctcctcgACGCCGCCGTCTCGGACCGCCCGGCCCTCCTCCTCAAAAAGCTCCAGCTCTGTTCTTTCTACTGCGACTTCTCCAGCTCCCTCAAATCTGCTGGGGAGAAGGAGCTCAAGCGCCAAACCCTAATGGAGCTCGTCGACTTCATCCACTCCGGTTCGCTCAAGCTCACCGGTCCAATGCAAGAGGAGCTCATCCGCATGGTGTCAATCAACATCTTCCGGTGCCTGCCGCCGTCATCGGACGTAATCGAACCGGACGAGGAGGAACCTTATCAGGAACCCTCGTGGCCCCACCTCCAAATTGTCTATGAACTTTTGTTAAGGTACATTGCCTCCCCTGAAACCGATGCTAAAGTTGCCAAGCGTTACATTGATCATATATTTGTGCTGAGGTTAATGGAGTTGTTCGATTCGGAGGATCCCCGGGAACGCGAGTATTTGAAAACCCTTTTGCATAGAATTTATGGGAAGTTCATGGTTCTTAGACCCTTTATTCGGAAGGCCATGAACAATGTGTTTTATAGGTTTATATTCGAGACGCAGAGGCATTGTGGGATTGGTGAGTTTTTGGAGATTCTAGGGAGTATAATAAATGGATTTGCTTTGCCCATGAAAGAGGAGCATAAGTTGTTCCTAGCGAGGGCACTTATTCCGCTGCACAAACCCAAATCCATATCGGCGTATCATTACCAGTTGGCCTATTGTATCATACAGTTTGTAGACAAGGATTCTAAGTTGGCCGAACTGGTGATCAAGGGGTTATTGAAGTTTTGGCCGGTCACCAATTGTCAAAAGGAGGTTCTGTTTCTCGCAgagttggaagatgttttggagGCTACGCAGGCCGTAGAGTTTCAAAGATGTATGCTTCCGCTTTTTGGACAGATTGGACGCTGCCTTAATAGCCCTCATTTCCAG